GGCCTCGTCGAGGTCGATGACCTGGTCCTCGTAGAGCTCGTCGACGACCGCGGCGGCGACGTCGATCTCGGCCATCCCCGTCCACCCGGCCTCGGAGTCGGAGGCGAGCTCCGCGCGGTACTCCTCCGCGTCGAGGCCGACCGCGCTCGCCTTGATCCGCAACGGCAGGTCCTTCGAGACCAGCGTGACGAGGTGGCCCTCGTCGGCGAGGTTGCGCGCGACCGCGAGGATGCGGGTGTCGTTGTCGCCGAGGCGGAAGCCCGACGGCAGGGCGGCGGGGTCGGTGTGGTTGAGCTCGACCCGCAGCGTGCCGCCGTCGTCGGTGATCGGCACCGGCTGGTCGAGACGCCCGTGGGCCTGCCGCAGCTCGTCGAGCATGCGCAGCGCCGAGCGGGCGAAGTAGCCCAGCTCGGGGTGGTCGCGCTTGCCCTCGAGCTCGGTGATCACGACGACCGGCAGGACGACCTCGTGTTCGCAGAACCGTCGGCAGGCGCCGGGGTCGGCGAGCAGCACGCTGGTGTCGAGGACGTAGGTACGCCGGGGGGCGGGTGCGGTGCGCTCCTGTGCAGCCATGCGGTGCATCCCCTCACGGACCGGCGCGCGCACTCCGCTGCCCGGTCCGACTACTCGTTGGACCGGGACCGGGCCCGAGAGTCCGAGTGCAGACTCCCGGTGGTGCTGTGCTGGTCGTGACAGGTCACGAACGGGCCTCCCGAACGGCGGGCTTCCCCACCCGCCATGGGGCAGAACGTACGCCGTGGCAGGCCGCGATCCGGGGCGACACGCCCGACAGCGCGGTGAACGCGCGGTGAGCGGTCGGAGGGAGCAGGGCGCGCGGTCAGGCCCCGAAGCGGCGCTCGCGCTCGGCGTACGCCCGGACCGCGCGCAGGAAGTCGACGCGGCGGAAGTCGGGCCAGTAGGCCTCGCAGAAGTAGAACTCGCTGTGGGCGCTCTGCCACAGCAGGAAGCCGCCGAGGCGCTGCTCGCCAGAGGTGCGGATGACGAGGTCCGGATCCGGTTGGCCCTTGGTGTAGAGGTGCTCGGCGATGTGCTCGACGTCGAGGGTGGTGGCCAGCTCCTCGAGGGAGGTGCCGCGCTCGGCGTGCTCGGCGAGGAGGGCGCGTACGGCGTCGGCGATCTCGCGCCGTCCGCCGTACCCGACCGCGATGTTGACGATCATGCCCTCGACGTCGCGGGTCCGCTCGGCGGCGCTCTTGAGCCGGGCGGCAGTGGGGTCAGGCAGCAGGTCGAGCGCCCCCACGGGATGCAGCCGCCACCGGCCGGCCACCGCCAAGGCATCGACGACCTCCTCGATGATCTCCAGCAGCGGCTCGAGCTCGCGCGGCGGACGGTTGAGGTTGTCGGTGGAGAGCAGCCACAGGGTCACGACCTGGACGCCGACCTCCTCGCACCACGCGAGCAGCGGCTCGATGTTGGCGGCACCGGCACGGTGACCCGCCGCCGAGTCGCGGCCTACCGCGCGCGCCCAGCGTCGGTTACCGTCCAGCATCACCCCGACGTGGCGCGGGATCCGATCTGCCGGCAGCTTGCGGGAGAGGCGCGCCTCGTAGGCCGGGTACAAGACCCGACGTACGCCCCTCTTCCAGTCGACCACGATCCCCGATCGTACTCGTGTCGTTCGTTCTCGTGCCCTCGTTAGGATTCCCTCCGTGAACGCCGCTGCCCGATTCGACGAGCTGAAGGGTGAGGTCCGCGAGGCGATCGCCGACGTCAAGCCCAAGCTCCGCGGCTGGCTGCACGCCGTCACCGCCCCGCTCGCCCTGGCCGGTGGGATCGTGCTCGTGGTGCTGTCGCCCGACACGACCACCCGCATCGGGTCGGCCGTCTTCGCGGGCACCGCGCTGCTGCTCTTCGGGGTGTCGGCCGTCTACCACCGCGGCACCTGGTCGCCCAAGGTGTGGGCGTTCCTGCGCAGGTTCGACCACGCCAACATCTTCTTGCTGATCGCCGGCTCCTACACCCCGTTCACCCTCCTCCTGCTCGACGACCCGCAGCGCACGATCCTGCTCGTCACGGTCTGGACCGGCGCCATCCTCGGGATGCTCTTCCGGGTGTTCTGGGCCGGCGCGCCGCGTTGGCTCTACACCCCGATCTACATCGCCCTCGGATGGGCGGCCGTCTTCTTCATCGGCGACTTCGCCGCCAGCGGGGGTGCTGCGGTGCTGACCCTGCTCGTCGTGGGCGGTGGTCTCTACACCCTCGGCGGCATCGTCTACGGACTGAAGCGGCCAGACCCGTCGCCGCGGTGGTTCGGCTTCCACGAGGTGTTCCACACGCTGACGATCGCGGCCTTCATCACGCACTACATCGGGGTGTCGATCGCGACGTACGCCCAGCGCTGAGCACCCTGGCCACAACGATGTCGTGGGGTGTCACCGGGTGACAGCAGACGACATCGTTGACGTCAGTCCGGCGCTCCGACCTCCCGCGCGGGCCAGTACGAGCCGTCGAGCACGACGCGGTCGCCCAACGGCTCGGCGAGTGCGACGGTACGGCGGACCACCGGGTTGCCGGGACACGTCACGGCGACGCCGGGGGGCTCTGACGAGAAGACGTCGTCGCTGGTCCAGGAGATCGTCACGGACTCAGCCGTCTCGACCACCGTCGGCTCGTGCAGGAAGCGGTCAGGATGGCGGGCGCTCGCGCACTGACGCTCTGAGACCCACACCGAGAGTGTGGACGACCTGCGGTCGAATCCGCCGCGGGGTGCCGACACCTCCACCCAAGAGACCTTCGGGTCCAACGCGGGCCCGAGCGTCGCACAGTTGCCCCACCCGACCACCTGCCAGCTGCCGTCGGAGCGCTCCTCGAGCGACACCGTCATCGCCCGGGCGCCGGGTCCGTCCTCGCCCCACTCACCGGTGGCGATCTCGACCCGCCGGGTGCCGCGCTCGCCCTCGGTCGCCAGCAGCATCCAGTCGTCGAGGGAGACGTCGCGCTCGGGGAGCCCCGCCGGCCGGTCCATCGGGTGGCGCCGCACCAGGTCCTCGAGCGCCTCGGTGACCGGCTCGGCTAGATCGGCGATCTCACCCCCGCCCGTCCGGAGGGTGAGCGCGGCGAAGGTGAGCCCGCCGCAGGTCAGGGCCGGACCCCCCTCCGCCGTCGGCAAGTCCCGGTCCGGTGGCGGGTCGGTGGCTGTCAGGTGGCCGGGGACCGACGCCGAGTCCGCCGTGCCGCATCCGGCGAGCAGCAGGGCGGCGGCACCGACGGCCACCCACCGACCAATTCGTAGGGCACGCATGTCGTTGCGACGTCGCCCGTCAGGATCCGGTTCCCGTGACCGGCGTGAGCACGACGACGGGGATCTCCCGGTCGGTCCAGCGGGCGTACTTCTCGAAGTCGGCGTAGAGGTCGACGAGCTTCGGCCACAGCCGCGCGCGCTCGTCCGCGTCGGCGACGTGGGCGACGACCTCGAGGTCGCGGCGCCCCTTCAGGTGGACCCGCGTGCGCGGCGTGGCCTGCAGGTTGCGGAACCACTGCGGGTGCTGCGGGAGCCCGCCCTGGGAGCCGACGACCACCAGCCGCTCGCCGTCGCCCAGGTAGAGCAACGGCGTGGTGAAGAGCGTTCCGGACTTGCGCCCGCGGTGCTCGAGCAACAGGGTCGGCACGGGCCTGCGGAAGCCGGCTCCGATGCGCCAGTGGGATCCGATGCGTCCGTTGGTGAGCCGGAACGCCTTCACCTGCGCGCGGGACCCGAGCTTGATCAGCCGCGTCGTCCAGCGGGAGTCCAGGCCGGGCGGGCGCTCCTCGGGGAGCGCGAAGCGACCCATCAGCCCTGCTGGTAGGTCGCGGCGGTGCTGCCGCCGAGCGGGATCGGGTCGAGGCCGAGCTTGCGGTGGTCCCAGGAGCGGACGCGCTCGACGTCGAGCCGGACGGCGACGCGCTTGTGGAGCATCATCTCCACGAACGGCTTGGCGTCGTCGGTGTAGGGGCCGGTGTAGCGCTCCCAGACGTCGACGCCCACGGCGAAGAGCGCCTCGGGGTCGTCGACGACCTCGGCCCGGCCCTCGAAGGAGACGCCGCGCAGGGTGTCGTAGGTCAGACCGTCCTCGACGAGCACCGTCACGCGGGGGTCGCGCTGGAGGTTCTTGACCTTCTGCGCCTTGGCCTTGGTCTCGAACCAGATCGTGCCGTCGATCCAGGCGAACCACATCGCGACGGAGTGCGGGTGCCCCGTGGGGCCGATCGTGCTCAGGATCGCCGTACGCCGGCTGCTGACGAACGCGTCGATCTCCTCGTCGGACATGGTGATCTGCGAACGCTGGTTGACACCCATGCGGGAGGCTCTCCTCGTACGTCGGGACGGCTTGGGCTCAACCTAGCGGCGAGACGTCACTGCGCGCAGGTGCATCGCTCCTCGGCCGGCACCCCGGCGAGGGCCTCCTCGACGTGCTCCCCGCAGCCCGTCCACGTCGGCTTGCCGCAGCGGGAGCAGGTCACGCGCTGACACATGGGTCCTCCGATCCGCCGGCCCGATGCCGGCCACTGTCCTGTCCACCTCGGCTGCCCCCTCGGCTGTCCACCTTGGCTGGGGCGGTGCTCGCTCCTACGGTAGTCAGATGGCCACCACCGACCTGACCGCAGCCACCTTCGAGCAGACCGTCATGGACAACGACATCGTCCTCGTCGACTTCTGGGCGTCCTGGTGCGGCCCGTGCCGCCAGTTCGCACCGACCTACGAGGCGGCGTCGGCCACCCACACCGACGTGGTGTTCGGCAAGGTCGACACCGAGGCGGAGCAGGCGCTGGCCGCCGCGGCCGAGATCAGCTCGATCCCGACGCTCATGGCGTTCCGCGAGGGGATCCTCGTCTTCTCCCAGCCCGGCGCCCTCCCCCCGGCCGCGCTCGAGCAGGTCGTCACGGCCGTCAAGGAGATCGACATGGACGACGTACGCGCGCAGATCGCCGAGCACAACGCCCAGCAGGGCGACACGCAGCCGGAGGCGTGAGCCCCCTCAGGAGCCCGAGTCGCCCTCGGACCGCCGGTCCGGGAAGCGCGGGTCGGGCTCCTCAGCGACCTTGTCGGCGTCGACGTCGCCGTAGTGGTCGCGCGCGTTGCGCAGCCGGTGCACGAGGCTGAACGCCAGCGCCACCACGGCCACCGCCATGCCGATCCACAGCAGCAGCGCGGTCCAGCCGGCCTTGACCTCCGTGTCCTCGGGGACGGGGTCGAGCTGCGCCTGGTCCATCGGAACCCACGCGAGCACATCAACGCTCGTCTGGGCGAGCAACGTCAGCAGACCGTGAGCGATGACGGGGTCGAGGGCCATACCTCGATCATCCCACGCAGGACCAGGGGGCAGACCCGGGGTCAGGCCGGCAGACGTCCCTCGGCGAGCAGCTCGCGCACCCCGGCGAACAGGTCGTCCTCGGGCAGGTCGACCTCCACCATGGTGCGGGCCAGCTCGAAGTCCTCGGTCGACCACGCCTCCTGGTGCACGTCCAGCGGGCAGGCGAACCACGCGCCGTCAGGGTCGATCTGCGTGGCGTGCGCGAGCAGCGCCCGGTCGCGGATCGGGAAGAACTCCGCGCACGGCACCTTCGTGGTGATCCGGGCCGCGTGCACCGGGTCGGGCTTCCAGGTCTCCAGCCGCTCGGCGTACGGCGACTCCAGCCCGCGCGCGACCATCGCGTCGTGCAGCGCCTGGGTGCGCTCGCGGTGGAACCCGTGGTGGTAGTAGAGCTTCAACGGCTGCCACGGCTCGCCCGCCTCGGGGTACGCCGTCCCGTCGCCGGCCGCCTCGAACGCCGCGACGCTGATGAGGTGGCACATGATGTGGTCGGGGTGCGGGTAGCCGCCGTTCTCGTCGTACGTCGTCATGACGTGCGGGCGGAACTCGCGGATCAACCGCACCAGCGGCGCGGCGGCCTCGGCGACGTCCATCGCCGCGAAGCAGCCCTCGGGCAGCGGCGGCTTCGGGTCGCCCTCGGGCCAGCCGGAGTCGACGAAGCCCAGCCAGTCCTGCTGGACGCCGAGGATCTCGCGGGCGGCGTCCATCTCCTCGCGCCGGATCTCGGAGATGTTCTCCCACACGTCGGGGCGGTCCATCTTGGGGTTCAGCACGGACCCGCGCTCACCCCCGGTGCAGGTCACCACGTGCACGTCGGCACCCTCCGCGACGTAGCGCGCCGTCGTGGCCGCACCCTTGCTCGACTCGTCGTCGGGATGGGCGTGGACATGCATGAGGCGCAGCCCCGTGGAGGGGCCGGACGGCTTGAGGGACATGTGGCAATCCTAGAATCGGACCCATGACGACCAACGAGGCCCTGCTGCGCGAGCGCTACGGCCGTCGTCCCCGACGCCGGGCGTGGGTGCCGTTCGCCGTCGTCACCGCGGTCGTCGGACTGGGCTGGCTCGCCTGGACCGTCATCTTCCACAGCACCCCCGAGGTGCGCTCCGACATCGTCACGTGGTCCACCGGAGACGGCCGCACCGCTGATGCGCGCGTGTCGATCCAACGCCGTGACGCCGACGTCGAGGCCGAGTGCCTGCTGCGCGCGTCGGCCGTCGACCGCAGCGTCGTCGGGGAGACCAGCTTCACCATCGGGCCGGGCGGGCGGGAGAAGGACACCTACTCCGTCGCGATCCGCACCGAGCGCCCAGCGACCGCCGTCGTCCTCGTGGGCTGTCGGACGAAGGACCAGCCGATCCGGCGGTGAGGCTGGTAGCCTCGGCTACTTGGCCCCCGGCTTGCCGGGGGCTTTATCAATCGCCCGCACGTCTGTCGCACTCGCGCAGATGGCACAGATCGCACCACCACAGGCAGCGACTCGCTGCTTCGTCAACGTCAGGAGCTACCCGTGACCCAGTCGACGTCGGAAACCATCTGGCTGACCCGCGACGGCTACGACAAGCTCGTCGCCGAGCTCGAGGAGCTCAAGGGCCCCCGCCGTGCCGAGATCGTCGAGCGCATCAGCGCCGCGCGCGAGGAGGGCGACCTCAAGGAGAACGGCGGCTACCACGCTGCGCGCGAGGAGCAGGGCAAGCTCGAGGGCCGCATCCTGCAGCTCGAGGACACCCTGCGCCGTGCGCAGGTCGGGGAGACCCCCGCCGACGACGGGGTCGTCGAGCCGGGCATGAAGGTCACCTACCGCTTCGTCGGGGACGACGAGGACGAGACCGAGGAGTTCCTGCTCGCCTCGCGCGAGCTCGAGACCGGCTCCGGCCTCACCGTCTACTCGCCGCAGTCCCCGCTGGGCTCGGCGATCACCGGCGCCCGCAAGGGCGACACCGTCAGCTACCTCGCGCCCAACGGCAAGACCCTCGAGGTCGAGATCGTCGACG
The nucleotide sequence above comes from Nocardioides massiliensis. Encoded proteins:
- a CDS encoding isoprenyl transferase, encoding MVDWKRGVRRVLYPAYEARLSRKLPADRIPRHVGVMLDGNRRWARAVGRDSAAGHRAGAANIEPLLAWCEEVGVQVVTLWLLSTDNLNRPPRELEPLLEIIEEVVDALAVAGRWRLHPVGALDLLPDPTAARLKSAAERTRDVEGMIVNIAVGYGGRREIADAVRALLAEHAERGTSLEELATTLDVEHIAEHLYTKGQPDPDLVIRTSGEQRLGGFLLWQSAHSEFYFCEAYWPDFRRVDFLRAVRAYAERERRFGA
- the trhA gene encoding PAQR family membrane homeostasis protein TrhA, yielding MNAAARFDELKGEVREAIADVKPKLRGWLHAVTAPLALAGGIVLVVLSPDTTTRIGSAVFAGTALLLFGVSAVYHRGTWSPKVWAFLRRFDHANIFLLIAGSYTPFTLLLLDDPQRTILLVTVWTGAILGMLFRVFWAGAPRWLYTPIYIALGWAAVFFIGDFAASGGAAVLTLLVVGGGLYTLGGIVYGLKRPDPSPRWFGFHEVFHTLTIAAFITHYIGVSIATYAQR
- a CDS encoding nitroreductase family deazaflavin-dependent oxidoreductase, which encodes MGRFALPEERPPGLDSRWTTRLIKLGSRAQVKAFRLTNGRIGSHWRIGAGFRRPVPTLLLEHRGRKSGTLFTTPLLYLGDGERLVVVGSQGGLPQHPQWFRNLQATPRTRVHLKGRRDLEVVAHVADADERARLWPKLVDLYADFEKYARWTDREIPVVVLTPVTGTGS
- a CDS encoding pyridoxamine 5'-phosphate oxidase family protein; translation: MGVNQRSQITMSDEEIDAFVSSRRTAILSTIGPTGHPHSVAMWFAWIDGTIWFETKAKAQKVKNLQRDPRVTVLVEDGLTYDTLRGVSFEGRAEVVDDPEALFAVGVDVWERYTGPYTDDAKPFVEMMLHKRVAVRLDVERVRSWDHRKLGLDPIPLGGSTAATYQQG
- the trxA gene encoding thioredoxin, which translates into the protein MATTDLTAATFEQTVMDNDIVLVDFWASWCGPCRQFAPTYEAASATHTDVVFGKVDTEAEQALAAAAEISSIPTLMAFREGILVFSQPGALPPAALEQVVTAVKEIDMDDVRAQIAEHNAQQGDTQPEA
- the mca gene encoding mycothiol conjugate amidase Mca, giving the protein MSLKPSGPSTGLRLMHVHAHPDDESSKGAATTARYVAEGADVHVVTCTGGERGSVLNPKMDRPDVWENISEIRREEMDAAREILGVQQDWLGFVDSGWPEGDPKPPLPEGCFAAMDVAEAAAPLVRLIREFRPHVMTTYDENGGYPHPDHIMCHLISVAAFEAAGDGTAYPEAGEPWQPLKLYYHHGFHRERTQALHDAMVARGLESPYAERLETWKPDPVHAARITTKVPCAEFFPIRDRALLAHATQIDPDGAWFACPLDVHQEAWSTEDFELARTMVEVDLPEDDLFAGVRELLAEGRLPA
- a CDS encoding DUF4307 domain-containing protein, producing MTTNEALLRERYGRRPRRRAWVPFAVVTAVVGLGWLAWTVIFHSTPEVRSDIVTWSTGDGRTADARVSIQRRDADVEAECLLRASAVDRSVVGETSFTIGPGGREKDTYSVAIRTERPATAVVLVGCRTKDQPIRR
- the greA gene encoding transcription elongation factor GreA; translation: MTQSTSETIWLTRDGYDKLVAELEELKGPRRAEIVERISAAREEGDLKENGGYHAAREEQGKLEGRILQLEDTLRRAQVGETPADDGVVEPGMKVTYRFVGDDEDETEEFLLASRELETGSGLTVYSPQSPLGSAITGARKGDTVSYLAPNGKTLEVEIVDAVPYTG